The genomic DNA tggagcagcagtgttggtgctctgtgtgaggtggaGCAGTGTTGGTGCTCTGTGCGAGGTGGAGCAGTGTTGGTGCTCTGTGCGAGGTGGAGCAGTgttggtgctctgtgtgaggtggaGCAGTattggtgctctgtgtgaggtggaGCAGTgttggtgctctgtgtgaggtggagcagcagtgttggtgctctgtgtgaggtggaGCAGTGTTGGTGCTCTGTGCGAGGTGAGCAGCAGCGTGATCTCTGTGTGGGTGAGCAGCAGTGGTCTTGTGAGGTGGAGCAGTGTTGGTGGTCTGTGTGAGgtggagcagcagtgttggTGCTCTGTGCGAGGTGGAGCAGCAGCGTTGAtgctctgtgtgaggtggagcagcagtgttggtgctctgtgtgaggtggaGCAGTGTTGGTGGTCTGTGGGAGGTGGGGCAGGCTGACAGTTTTTCTGTTTCCCAGGTGATAACATGCGGAAGTTAATCATCGGGCCCCCAGGAGCCCCAGGGGCCCCGGGCTTCCCAGGGCAGAAGGGGGATCGTGGTGAGCCAGGCTACAGCTACACGGAGGACACCGGCCACAGACAGGCTCACGCCAGCCGACGGGCGGAGCATCTGGACTACTCCAACGTGGCGGTGAAAGTGACCGATTACATCAAGAGTACGTAGCCGCAGCACGCACTGTGAAAACACCTGCTACTCTATGACTGTGGCATAGCGGATTGTGGCTCAGTGTGGAACATCCCCTAGAGTATCTATAGGGCATCTATAGGACCACCGCTTCCAGTGCTGACAGGGTCTGTGCTGTAAGCAGTAACTATTTTGTATTTCCAGAATAGTGACAAAATGACCTGATAAACATACTGTCATGTGTAGCAGATatataaatctgtttttgttacaGTTTATTGATTCAGTACTAAACAATATTTCCTCAGGCCTTGTATAACTAACTGGAATATTAGAATTCATATGAAACAGTGGAAGTAGGTGAAGTGACACCATGTtccacacctgcccccaccaccccacactCAGTGTGTGAGGAGCTGATACTCAGGCTCATTGATGGATGGCTTTCAGGTAGAGCAGAAAGGCATCTGCCAAAAGAATgtgatataatgtaatgtaatgtaattctgtGATTCATGGCCCTAACCCTATCCCCCTATTGTGTTCTCCCTTAGCTCAGGGTCTGCTGCGGGATGTCCTGTATGATGCCACTCAGCGTGTACAAACAGGGGTGATCCAGGGTCCTCCTGGGCCCCCCGGACCCCCTGGCCCCCCAGGACAGACCCATTACTTTGGGTCTTCCAGCAACATGACCCAACTCATAGACTACGTGAAGAGTGAGTATAAACTGGAACCATGTACATTCTGCCccagcagaaataaatattttattagggggaaaataaagaaagcaaTGTGATTAGCTGTTTGTCCTTGAAATCCTGAATGATATGATTTGGTTATTTAAGGCCTGAGAGAGGAAGTGCAGGCCGGTGTTTGGCTTATTTAAGGCCTGAGAAAGGAAGTGCAGGCCGGTGTTTGGCTTATTTAAGGCCTGAGAGAGGAAGTGCAGGCCGGTGTTTGGGTCATTTAAGGCCTGAGAGAGGAAGTGCAGGCCGGTGTTTGGCTTATTTAAGGCCTGAGAGAGGAAGTGCAGGCCGGTGTTTGGGTTATTTAAGGCCTGAGAGAGGAAGTGCAGGCCGGTGTTTGGCTTATTTAAGGCCTGAGAGAGGAAGTGCAGGCCGGTGTTTGGGTTATTTAAGGCCTGAGAGAGGAAGTGCAGGCCGGTGTTTGGTTATTTAAAGGCCTTTGTTAGCCAAGAGAAGTGCAGGCCGTGTTGTATTAGGTGCCCTCACGTGACGGCTCCATTGCGGACCCAGGAGGCCCGggcagaaaggagagaggggttATCCGGGACACAAAGGAGACAGAGGTACTGCAACATATtcatctttttcatttaaatttgtatattttaattaacttaTGAACATCGTTTAAACATGTTATTTGCTAAATATTTGACAATTAACGTGTAGTTTAAGATGAGATCTATATGTAGTTTAATATGAGTTCCATATGTAGATTAAGCTGAGTTCTATATGTAGTTTAAGATGAGTTCTATATGTAGTTTAAACTGAGTTCTATATGTAATTTAAGATGAGTTCTATATGTAGTTTCAGCTGAGTTGCATATGTAGTTCAAGCTGAGTTCTATATGCAGTTTAAGCTGTGTTCTATGTGTAGTGTAAGCTGAGTCCTATATGTAGTTTCAGCTGAGTTGCATATGTAGTTCAAGCTGAGTTCTATATGTAGTTTAAGCTGTGTTCTATGTGTAGTGTAAGCTGAGTCCTATATGTAGTTTCAGCTGAGTTGCATATGTCATTTAAACTGAGTTCCATAAGTAGTTTAAGCTGTGTTCTATGTGTAGTGTAAGCTGAGTCCTATATGTAGTTTCAGCTGAGTTGCATATGTTGTTTAAGCTGAGTTCCATATGTATTTTAAGCTGAGTTCTATGTGTAGTGTAAACTGAGTTTTATATAGTCGCTTTTCCACcacatggtaccggctcaactcgacccTACTCGCCTTTtgtggttttccatcgggcaaaaaTTTtagatagtacctggtacctgatactttttttggtatcacctccgtcgaggttccaagcgagctgaggcgataccaaaaggtgacgtgaaacactgcagaccactgattggtcagaaacgGCAGTTTCATGCGGCGTCACTATGACAACCAGCTACATTGTCGGGGGTACTATCTacagtggaaaacgaagtacctggtaTCAAAAGCAAGTAGagtcgagtagagtcgagtcgagccggtaccatgcggtggaaaagcggcttatGTAGTTTCAGCTGAGTTCTATAATGTAGTTTAAGCTGAGTTGTACAGTATGCTACTTTAGCTGAGCTGTACATGTAGCCTGAAGAAGCTGAAGATGAGGACTGTGTTCTTTTCTGAATGCAGGTGAAATGGGACCACGTGGCTTTCAGGGGGCAACAGGACTTCCAGGCTACAACGGACTGAAGGGTCAGAAAGGTACAGAAACAGCTGGGCTTGTGCCCAAAGCTTGTGCGTTTTACAGTCCTCACTGATCCCCTCGAGAAAATCAGTTAACCTGAATAGCTTTATAGTAGGCTTGAAATATATCCCTTCTGAACATAGAGAATAATACTTATGTTGCTATAGTATgagaatattttgaaaatggaaaaaaaagaaacattattgGAAACGAGGCACGAGAGTCTTCAGGTCAATAGTCCTTAGGAAATGTGTGTAATAATTACTCAATTATCATTGCTTGACCAAGTAGTAATTGAAAACGACTGTTTATGGTTTGTTCTACTGTACTTTTCTTCCAGTCTAAAGACATAAACATGCAAAATAGTCTGGATTTATCCGCTTTTGCCATGCTGAATCAAATCAAAAGTAATATTAAAAGTTCATAAGGTTTTGTATGGAGAAATTTGTTGACAGACACTATAAAAATGTTCCTCAGTGTCTTGTCTCAGTGCTGTGGGAATTTGCTCTCGGGAGTGAAACCGGTTAGCGAAACCGCCTTTTTGGCTACGTTCACACTGCAAGCCTTAGTGCTCAATTCAGATTTATTGCTCAGATccgctttttttgtttggctgttcacattatttttaaaatgtggccaaTATCAGATTCCAGTGTGAACTGGTCACGGTCCTGACCTGACCCTCATGCGCAAAAGAACAATAACAAAGACGTCACACGCAGCACGCTGTCGTACGGAAGTAAACAGTGGAGGCCACTGAAGTCAGCATTTACGGTTTCATTTATAAGTTGATGTGCAGTAGAAGCCAGCGAATTTGTGTGCAGATGATAACGAGgatgaggagaaagagagccaaatttttaattatttgtggaGCAATGGCTGCTACTTCTgtatggaggtgtgtgtggatgcggaGTCAGAGCCAGGGATGGGATCGTGACATGAATGGCTTCACTGAAACAGATTTCATCcaaatttacatagcaactgtacactcagatcgcctagtttcactcactgtggccaagcggaatcgatgacgtttcagaaaatatatgactttaaaagatttaattcaatcttctactgggacttttgccatttattgaggatgtgacagaaaatttcggtgccgctgactataatcaaatgtttttcacatttaccattcgattgagcaagtaccattcacagtacatttttatgagttagtgctgtccgattgtgctagctacttcacattaaccttgtacaccaatcaataaaggctaacagcacagtaccacttaattattgtcacttctatcatcactgtaatgaactaaaaaaatgcgacaaacaaccttttctgtgagaaatgcattgtcgaaCTCACGCGTATACACTgttggcgacattctaaagctccgttttgccctccctatcTAGAGTGACGTAAAGTCGCATGAATTCCAATATGACTGTTCAGACTGAGGTCGCATTGCAAAAAATCAGACCTGTATCTGATTTAGGACCACATATGGAAGTGGCCCGAATCAGAATTAAAAAGATCAGATTCCATGTGATTTGTCCTGTTCACACTTACGAAAAAAACAGATCTGAGTCACATGTGAGCAAAAAAATCAGATTTGGGCCACTTTTGCCTGCAGTGTGAACGTAGCCAAAGAAAGTTAATctaaccattttttttctcccctttcagGTGACCGGGCGGTGGTtgagaggacgaggaggagtgTTGGTGTTTAAGGGGGGGTATGCTTTCATCTTTCGGGCATTTTACCCAGGGACCAACTCACCGTCTTTCTCTACAAACTATCATTCCATATATGCAGTAGCTGTGTCTTGAGTTACAGAGGCACGTTTATTCTGAGTGCAAGGCTTACTCGCAGAGCAAACGATAATTACCCGCAACACTTTCAGCTGCAGATTTGGGgacttttatgttttaatacaaaattttctgtgtgctttggCTTATAATATTCTCTGCGTTATTTGGTCCAGTCGAAGGAAGCAGAATCATAAGATTTGTATCTGTTCTGAAGCCTCCTGGtttgtgaaaaggaaaatatgaTTGTTTTACAACAGGAACGAGAAATGGTAATTTAATCACATGAATTAAAACAATGTtcgtaaataaaaaaaaacaaaaaaaaaactttgttacaGATACTGCCTgaccaaaataatattttaacattttggaaTATTTAACttcaagggttttttttcctttacatgATATCTAAGTCTCTGGCAGACACAGCCTTTCTTTATGCATGTTGTTTAGAAATATGGGAAATTACACAATGTGTGGTAACATTTTTGTAATAGACTGATGTCACAGATATCGTATGCACTTAacttgatgatttttttttgtattattttgtatccagtttgttttttgctttttttttgcttttaaatgtacaaGTGTGTAAATACAGGTTTAAGTCAAAGCTCTCAGTACTGTTTTGATGTCAtataaagggttttttttttttttaaaacacacagctctTGTAAGTACCACGTCTACTTGCTGGATTGTTCAATGGTCTTGTTATTTTTCTTGGTTGAGACAGAGCAGAAATAGTTCTCACAATGTAACACAAGCTGTGTAAACTGCTTTGTCGGTGTTCATTagtcaaagaaaaaaacttcagggaatttcagatttttctaaattgtcAGGAATTGTTCCATCAGTAAGAACTGCAGTTCTGGCCCAAATTCCATGACTGTCTATCATGCTGCacgttgcattacattacattacatttatttagcagacacttttatccaaagtgatgtacaaaaatgcgtatcatggtcattggagcaactacaaaacacaggctgGATAAGGCACAATACTCGTTTCGTACAGCACGTGGAACCATGTGATTATTCCAGGCATCAAAAACACCTTTCTCTTATCATTCTGTCACTCAAGTCTTTTATATGACATCAAAACAATATTAAAGGCTCTTTATGCCCTGTTCCTGCATGCAAAACCTGGTTAGAAATGGGTTTATTCCACTTCATGGGATTATTATTAgttgctatttttaaaatcagttgtTGTTAGGTGTAAAATTGTTGCcaaattactgaaaaaaaactggaatataCCTGATATTTTATGTGgtagacaaaaaatgaaatgtttttaaatgaccgAAAATGTcttttataaacaaaaacccCTTTTGAGTATACGTGAAATTATTGAAAActattgtaattaaataaaataattgaaatgtatttttaatgaaggacagacattttcttttggaaaataCAGTAGAGAAATCCAGTTACTTGTTGTGATGAATTAAATTTATACattggaatgtgttttttaaataaatgtccattttttaaatctctgctTATTTTGGTATGAATGCAGTCTCTAGTCTAGGCTTTTGCatgtattcattaatataaCAGCTCATCTTCAGTTATGGAGTTAAGCAAAAAATGCTTATTATACTTCCACTTATTAGCTGAGCGTTACTTCTTTTTCAAACAAACGGATAAAGAAAAGACGTTTCTCTTGCTGATGTTATCTTACTAAAATGGCTTTGTTAGTGAAATGGTCTTGTAAGCCAATAATGGCCTTATTCTACAGCATCACCACAAGTGTACAAGCTAATTAGTGGGTAATCAGAGCCTCTGTTTTCAGGTCAGCTAATGAGCACTTCATTCATggaagcaaataaaaacagtaacatacattttaaacagaattgaTTGCACACTTATTCCAACCCTAAAATAGAGCCGTGTAATAATTCAGTAACAGCATCCAGAGAGGTTCAGCACTCAACCTTTTCAGCAATCTTACATACCCAACTCAGCACAGGGGTACAAGCTAATTACCAACCAGAGCCTTCATTTACGGgtgggcttttaaaaataaatccaaagtAACACATTCtgctatatataaatatgaattatgtgTGCCCTTCGGGTTAAAAACAGAGGTCtgtaaatctttaaaaaaataaaaaaattcagcaaCCAAAGAACACCAACGCTCAACCATTTCAGTTGTGTTTAATCTAAAAGATTCAAGCAGTTCAGACTATTGGTTTCATAATGATGCTGATGACCATCACCACAGGTATACAGGCTTAATTGGAGATTAACTATTAAGGAGCTCA from Anguilla rostrata isolate EN2019 chromosome 18, ASM1855537v3, whole genome shotgun sequence includes the following:
- the LOC135245068 gene encoding collagen alpha-1(XVII) chain-like, producing MNERGMLNVQGPPGPPGLPGSYGDITTLLQKPEFRGLRGQPGPPGAIGPQGPPGAPGAPGPQGPATGVRCPLSDPNNVPSLTENAHQIQIRAELQEYLRSDNMRKLIIGPPGAPGAPGFPGQKGDRGEPGYSYTEDTGHRQAHASRRAEHLDYSNVAVKVTDYIKTQGLLRDVLYDATQRVQTGVIQGPPGPPGPPGPPGQTHYFGSSSNMTQLIDYVKSEYKLEPCTFCPSRNKYFIRGKIKKAM